CGACTCGCTAGAGAAATTTATATGTGCACCAGATGCAAAAGATAAATTTTTGGGGTGGAAAAGGCTGCAAGATATTGCAGTCGGTGCAGCTAAAGGGATTGAATATCTTCATCAAGGATGTGAGCAAAGAATACTACATTTCGATATTAAACCACATAATATACTGCTTGACCAAGATTTCAATCCCAAAGTGTCAGATTTTGGTCTAGCAAAGTTGTGTGCTAAGGATCAAAGTGCAGTGTCCATGACAACAGCTAGAGGGACCATAGGCTACATTGCTCCTGAAGTGTTCTCAAGGAACTTTGGTAGCGTTTCGTATAAGTCTGATGTTTACAGTTTCGGGATGTTAGTGTTAGAAATGGTTGGAGGAAGGAAGACAGTTGACGTTAAGGAAGGAAAAGACGAGCAAATATACTTTCCGGAATGGATTTATAATCTGTTGGAGGAAGGAGAAGATTTGAGGTTAGAGATTCAAGCAGAGGAAGATGCGAAAATTGCAAAGAAACTGGCAATTGTAGGATTGTCATGCATTCAATGGAACCCAGTAGATCGGCCACCCATGAAAATGGTACTCCAAATGTTGGAAGGCGAAGGAGAGAATTTAGCAATACCTCCTAATCCATTTGGGTCTACTGGGAATCCTGGAAGAAGGCTGAGAGAACTTCATCAGGAGTTGGAAGTCATCTCAGAAACAGAATAATTGGAGTCTCCAATTGAAGGCTACATGATTATGGCCCAgtttgttttatctactgtttgttgttattGCCATCCTTTTGTAAAGGACTACTTTTCACAACAAACAATAGGTCATTAACCAAACAagagcatgaaaatgagcaaccaaacacctcctacATCAATGTATAAACTAATTCATTAATACTAAACATAAACTAATTCTGGACTCTTTTCTAATTTATTATATACTTTAAAATTTGTAACTTTCAGCAACAACCTAAACTCTGGAATCAAAACATGAAGCTTTATGTGTTTCATCCCAAGTCATCAGATTTCATTTGTATGCATCAAAACACAACTAAAACCTAACCCATAAGAGATTCAAGTAATTTGGAAGCCTCAACCAAACAAAATTCAAGACTCAACAAGCCGATATTTATAGCACATTTCTTCAATTTCAATTCATCAAGCACTCATTACCCTTATAGCATGAATTAGTTCAACTTTAATCCTTCATTGTTGCTCCTTCAGTTCAACTCTGGTAAATGCTCATCTTATTcaatttcagttcaataattcCTGCATTTCAATTCAATGGTTGCaatcaaatttattttaattaattaactatctAATTAAAAGTCAAACACATCAATTCCAGCAATTtagaggcaaaaaaaaaaagacaacaaAGCATATAATTTAGCAAGTACAAATTCAGAAATGTGAGAAAAAACATATATGATTTAGCAAGTTCAAAACTATacccatatttttttttagggtaaagttcaaataactaattttcagataaaggactgtggtttacttttttgtcaaaacgaggattgaggtttttaactttaacaaaataaggactttttctattgatactattaaaatcacatttgacgacttcaaaaatgacatattttaagaactactgatattctaaacaactttaattcttcaacttttttattttgagattgtttagatgatgtttggtaaagagagagaaagttagtgTTTAGAGACataaagttccaaaaaagatgattttcgaaaatcgaaaatgtagttccatagaaaatatgacattgaacagctttaattcttgaaaattttcattttcaggtcgttatagatggttttaatagcattaatccaaattTGAAACCTCAATTattattttgacaaaaagtaaaccacagtttAATGAGACCACAtagattttatttgaactttatttatttatttttttttttgatagaagaGACTTAacaaagcttttttttttttgatagaagaGACTTAACAAAGCTTTTTAATCTTTAGgttttaaattgatatattttggAAGTTAATTTTAAATTGACAAAAATCTGAAAGTTATGTCCTTAATTGCACGTTTCACCTGTAACtgagaaaaatataataaagtTAGAGCTTGGGAAGCGTGAAATTACCGTTTTCCGTTTTCCTCCCTTCCTAGCTTTCTTCCTTCCTTCCCGACGTCTCCTCCTTTACTGTGAGAGCTGAAGCTCTTGTGAGCTTGAAGAATACTTTTTCTATTTTCGAAGAAGATTAGGTATTTCTGCTGATTTTGCTCTACCATATTTGTAAGTTCTTGCTGTCTTCTGCGATTGATTGAATGAGCCTGTAGTTGTTCTCTTCTTGATGGATCTTTTTAGGTGGTGCTGACTCTGTTTCTTTCTTATTCAGCTGGTTTCATTTAGTTGTTTGAAGAAGGAATACTAAAAAATCACTAAGTCCCCTTTTCTTAATCTAAAGTAAAACAAAACTTGTGAATTTAGAGTCATTTTGCATTTCAGATCTTCAATATGTTTAAGATATCATTCGTTTACAGTTCAATTATAATGATTGGATATCTTTTTGCAGATGGAATTAACATGTGGCTTTGATGTTTCTGCTGTTGGTGTAACTTGATTAACTATTATGGTGGGTTTGGAGGAATTAAGAAATAAGCTTGCACCATTATTTGATGCTgagaagggtttctcagctctgGTTAACCTTGGATCCTAGTGATTCATATATGCTAAGTGTCCCTTGTAAAGAGAATATTGGATAATGAGTAACTGTAGGGTATATTGCTGATATATTATTGCTGATGTGAAGCTATCAGATGCTGGAACTGTTAATTTATGAAGTAGATCATATGAAATGTACAATACAAATGAGGTGGGATTGCAAAAATTCACTTCTTCACCAGTAGATGAAACAGACCGAAGTGACAAAACATATTGATGTGCCTCCTATGAGATGGGACTTTTCTGAGCCATCGGCAGTGGTGCTAGCAGTGTTGGAGAGCTATGCATATTCCTACTCATAGAATTCTTGCCctcaaaaaatattaatattaaaaggtTAGCAGCTCTGACCATTATTAGATGTTCTTATTTTCTGTTAATCTCTTGACTATAGTACTATTCTCATTTCTTATGCTTCAGTTTTTGCTTGGGAGAGTGTCGGGGGATTAGGAATTCTGACCTAGAAGATTAGGGCAGAAATGGAACTAAGGAGAAGGGAAGAATAAGATAGAAGAGAGAAACAGAGAATTAGGGAAGAAGAGAGGAAAAGGGAAGGAAGAAGGTAAACTTCATTGATAATATTTTTCTGACCCGTAACCTTACAAAAGAGAGACTCTAAATAGGAAAGTACTGCTAATGTGGCGGCAGTTACAATTTCCTACAACCGTGAATAGTACAGCTGTTACAGCtgtaaaacattattaaaaTAACAACTATTTAAGCAATCAAACACTAATTAACAAGATAAGCAACCACCCAAATATTACCTATATTACTCCCCTTAATTACTCTAATAATCGGGACAATACTCCCCCTTTAAAGcattcttgtccccaagaatgTATTAAGATAGTACATTGAACTGCCACATAGGTTGATTCTCACAAGTAGTGTAAAGTGCTCCCATACCAGCCCATTGTATAAACAGGGAGGAAGTCGCCACATTGTCAATGATGGCATTACGAGTGTTAGGGAGAACTAGGAGGTGGGCTAGTGCCGTTAGCAGTATCACAGATATTAGCAGGACCAAAGGATGATTTGAACTATGGAACCAGTGACTTGCAAGTGCATGTTGTGGGCTGTGTTGCAGTTGTTTGTTATGCTGTAGTTGTTCCTGCTGTAACTTAATCAGTAGAGTTGTATCGTATCACAGTGTAAAATAGGCTATTGACTTGCATTGGTGATCCAAAGTTATCAAGCACATCACTAGCATTTGAAGAGTCATCGTTCCCAAGACCTATATTAATAAGCATCCTTAATTGTCTGTGTTCTCGATCATTGACAGATTGTAATTGCAAGCTTTGATGTGCCTGAAGGATCAACTGTTGCTTCTGTAACTTTAAATGATATTGACGGAGTGGCTGAGGGAATTGCATCCTCCTTTGATGTTGAAGAAGCCCAAGTTGAGCAACTGTTCGCAGCTGCTGGAAGGCTGCCTGCTTTGCAGCagcaacaataacaacaacaaagccttagtcccgaaatgattcggggtcggctaacatgaaccatcatataaaactgtgaaatcaagtcgtaTCAGTGACACAAATTCTccccctccactccgtcctatccactaccatattttcctcaatacctaataaactcatatcactctcgatcactcAGAACAAAAATTTGAAGTTTCACATTCCATGTGAATTCATCTTCATGAACCTGAATAGAATCGGCTAAGGAAGAGTTTTGATTGCTTGGATTTAAGCTTTTTATAGGGTAGAAATAAACCATTCCCTTCGCAAGCTTGACAACCCATCCACTCAAATGGCGGGATGGGATTAACAGTTGGCATATAGGATTTTGGCCCTTGAAAAAGACATCTTCAATACGCTCAGTTGTTAATTCTGTCTCATTAGGTTCCATGTGACTTGCTATATAACACTCCAAGAAGGCTCTTAAAAGCATTAGTAGAGCAAGCGTAGCAAGGTCTTCAGCTTGAAAATGAGGAAGCACTTCAAGTTCTTCCATCCAGGGCCATGCTTGATTCTGTAGTATCAAAGAGCAATGATACATGGCCTGCTGAGAGTTGAAATTTTGGTACCCTTTATCACCATTTCCTTGATCTCAAAAAACCTGGCAGGATTGACTTTGAATTTTACGATCTTTTCAATAACCCCTTTCCAACATGATCCTGATTTTAGGGTTGTAACCAACGACATTATCCTGAAAGTTATCATCAACAATACAAGCAATGAAACGCTTTTCTAGTACAACCTGAGATACCCAAGTGTTGCCCCTACCGACCAATCaattgagccattttgcattTGGAACTCATAGCCACATTTTGTTGGCCATTTTAGCTTCTGGCAGTTGAACCATAAATCCACCTCATTGACAACAATACCATTGGAAAACATATTGTCTGTATGCTGGAAGAGAACATTAACCCTCAGTCGGAATGGGTAGCTAATGTTCTGAAGATTACCACATGAAGAAGGGACACAATCGGTGCCATTGCAAGTTGTGAGGAATAGCAAGAAAAGAAAGGCTGTATGGCCTGCAAAGAGGAGTCCTCTTCTGAAAATAGTTAACTAGTGTTTCTTCATAAACAATAGGAAAGAGCTTAGATTTCTTAAcaaatatttttctattttttggtCTTTACCCATGGCCATCTGATtatgttaataattatttactccccagtttgataatgtttgtcttttaaggAAAATATACACAAATTAAGTAATTAATGTTGatattttagagagaaaatgaCAATTTTATCCttgttaattaacaaaaaattGTGGCACTCAAGTACTTCATAAAATGTGGCGGTAGTGCATTTAGGAGTAGCAATTAAGGCTATATACACTTGAAGCAATAAGGAGGGTATGATGGGTAATTCATATATTTAAGGCAATTAATTAGTCTTGATATGTGCAAAACGTCAAACATTTTGAAACCAATCACCTCCCTTAAACGTCATAATTTAGGAACAAAGGGAGTAGTATATACTATTCCTCAAAACAAACTTCCACGGAGAAATACAAGAGGACAAAACAAATAGAACAGCCAAAAGATACCTTTTATACATTGTAATTTGTAAGAAGAACaccatttaaaaataatttaataaaggTATTATGGTATTTGACGTTTATTTCATAGGAAAAAACTATCAAAACTGATTGAATGAGCTgtttatatatacaaaagaaaatacatGTTTGGTGCGTTGAAAGATAATGCTGAGCTGTCAATACTAAATAGCATCAGTTCTACAACTAATAATTATAAGAACCTTTTCTCCCTAATTAACAACTAACACACTTTAATAGCCTTCAAGAAGATAAACTAGGCACTTCAATTCACAAGATGTTGAGGTCATAGCACAATATTCAGTATACGCTGAACTTCTGCTTACAGTACTTAGATTTCTAGGACACCAATCAAGATCCAAGAAATACAATAAGTTGATCTTCGACACTAATGAAGATTTCTGACACTGATCTTCGAGTAATTTTATATCTGAGACACAATAAGCTGTCAAACTTTGTAAATCAGATTGATTATTTCCTGATGCATAGAACAATCCCATAGACGTTGTTCCTTTTAAATACTTGAGAACATACAACCAAGTTTCCATCAGTAACTTGGTCGGAGAAGAAAACTTAAAAGTAACAAACCTGGATTGGCATTGTTATATGCACTTCATTCTGATTCTTATCTCTTCTAGAATTTTCTTAATGTTGTGTCTTGACATGATCAATTATATCATGAAAGAAAAACACAGATGGAGATATTTGAACCTGAATCATGCAAAAACCATTGCTCTGATACCgtatagaaaaaaaagagaatgagaaatttatttcttattattgaATTGAATCTAGATGAGggtgagccttggcgcaacggtaaacgttgttgtcatgtgaccaagaggtcacgggttcaagtcttaggagcggcctcttgccaaataaattggtaggggaaggcttgctcccagtacacccttgtggtgggacccctccccagaCCCTCGCTCAACGGGGATGCGTAGTGCATCGGGCCGCCCTTTATTGAATTGAATCTAGATCACATCATgttaattgtttatatatacagaAGATAGCGCATGTTTGGTGTGCTTAAAGATAATATTGAGTTGTCAATAGCATCGACTAAAAACCACAACAACTTTTCCCTCTCTAATTAACAACTAGCCTCCTCATATTGTAATAGATTATTCACTGAAGGTGTCAAACAGTTGGTTCTTTCATCAAGAAAGTGATAGAGGTCCTACTGGTGATGATATAAGTCTGCAAATTAATGGATGGAAGAATGGAAACACAATTTCAACCTTGACTTGTATGACATCTCAGAGACATATATAGTAATCTTAAACTGACGTTTAAGCCAATaatactaaataaattaatcttGAATATCACATaacatgtaattacagatgagCTAAGTAGCCCCTTAAATACGATTTCTACCAATGTTGCACACCTTATTATTAGAGAATATATTAAGTAGATAACTTTGTATCACACAGTTAGTTCCTCATATCTAGGCCTGTATCTAGATTAGTCATTGAACTCAACATAAACTGTACTTTTGTATAAATAGAAAATTTGTCATCAATAACAATTACGGAAGAATCCAATTTGTTACAATATTCTCTAATACTTATGCTTACTATTACTGAACGCACAAGACTTTCTTAAAAGGCATACATAAGTTTTGTAATACATTATAGTATATCTAACAATCATACTTTACATTTAGCTCTCCTATTCAGTTAATGAACTAATTGATTCTGAAAAAGTAGGTGATAAAGATGAAACTTCCTTTCCAATATCCTTTACCAGAGTTTCTTGTGGATATAGAACTGGTCTTGGAGGCAATTGAAGGCTTTCCAAATCTCCCTCTAGCATCTGTATGACTTTGTTCATTGCAGGCCGATCGTTTGGTTTCATTTGTATGCACCACAATCCTACCACAACCATCTTCTTGGCTATTTCATTTGAATTCTCTGTTGAATCCCCAGCTGCTACAAACTCCCCACCTGAGACTTCATCGTGAACCCAATACGGAAAGTAAGCTTCACTTGATTTTTCTCTTAATTTATTCACATTTGTCCTTTTACCTGCCATTTCTAGTAACAACATTCCAAAACTATAAACGTCTGCTTTGTACGAGACACGTCCAATATTCTTGTAGAACAACTCTGGCGCCATGTATCCTATTGTTCCTCTTGCTGCTGTGAGAGATGCAATGCTTCCTCTTGTTGGATAGAATTTAGCAAGCCCGAAATCCGAAATTTTTGGAGTGAAATTTTTGTCAAGAAGGATATTGTGTGGCTTGATATCAAAATGTAGGATTTGCATGTTACACCCTTGATGTAAATATTGGATTCCACGAGCCACTCCGAGAGAAATTTCATATAATTTTTCCCAACTTAAGGATGCACATTCTTGACGGCCAGAAATATAACGATTAAGAGATCCATTAGACATAAACTCATATATAAGAGCATGTTTTGATCCTTCCACACAAAAACCAATTAAATTGACTATATTGGTATGGTGAATCCTCCCGATAGTAGCAACTTCATTGATAAAATCTTGTCCATGAGTTTTGGACTTGTCAAGCATTTTGATTGCTGCAATGTGTCCGCTGCGAAGTTTTCCTTTAAAGACAGTACCAAACCCTCCTTCACCTATCTTTTCCTTGAAACCTGCACTCATTTTCTTGATTTCCCAGTAACTGTACCTTATAGGCATCAAACTGTTTTGCGTTTGTAGGAAATTCTCAATTGCCTGGTATCCTGATAAATGTCTCCTCCTCCATTTATAGACCAGTAATGCAGTTACTATCGGAGTCCCACATAAAGTTTTTGCAACACAAAAAGTTCCTGCTTGAGAAATATAAGTTAAAGAGCAGGAACCTATGTTTCTGAAGTAAATTTCAAGATTCATAATCTGAAGAAACTTACCAATGTAGGTGAATATTATAATTAGGAGAGATACTGCAAGAACCAAAAAACGAAATTACTTTCATTGACATCCCCGAAATATTGTAATCAATAAGATAGAGATAACAACATCTCTCACCTGTAATATGAAAGAAAATGTTCATCATGCTGGGATTATCTTCATTCCCCATGTAAACAATTACAGTTAGCATCAAgatttgatttacatataattatagaaaaaaCAGTGCTTTCAAGATAACAGAATTTCCGGGTGAAGATTTTTCGAAAACTTTGAAGTCATTAATAGCAAGTTAAGAAAGTTCCAATATGATCATAAAACTAACTCTCATGGATTCTAGTTCCATAAAAGATTGAGAAAGAAAATTACAAACCAGAGGTGAGGTAGCAATGAATTCCGAAAAATAGAAGGTAGCAAAGCTTTCTACGACCTGTGAAAAGAAATCAATATGTGCATGATAGCTTCAGATTCAACCTAAGTGAATAATCCTTCATcataatgacaaaaaaaaaaaaaagaccacAACACCTCTAATGCATTGAACATAATCTCTGTTGCCATCAAGGAAGCATGATATGCAAGATCCGCAGTTTATATTATGCCAAGAAAGCTCGAAACCGTATGCAAGTTCTCTGTGAATTTCAACAAAAGTCATGTTCTTATAATCCTTATCTGCAGACAACATAGTCATCATCTCAATGCTGCACATGTTCATCAAATCCGTAGCTCTCATGCCCTCAATATTCACATAAGAATGTCGTTTCAGGTTATTATTGCAGGAAGCAGTATCCACATAAAGGGAAGAGTTTACAGGGTATACACAGTTGATGAAAATAATCAATTTCGACAATCTGGGTTGATACTCGGAGTCTATCCATTTGTATTTGTACCATGAATATGGATCTTCTGTACTGAAGTTATACTTGGTTAAAGGGAACTGAGGAGCGGTGAAGCAATCATGTTCATCAATACCGGCATCCACTAGTCTGATTGTGAAGTTGACATAGTTAATTTCCTGGACATAGTACTTCCCTGAATACAGATACAATACTGTGGAGCTACTCTCACAGGACAGAGTATATCTTTGATCTCCACATTCTTTGGGGTCAGTTAGGAGTCGAAACGGGTAGCTAATGTTGCGAAGATTACCACATGAAGCAGGGGGACAATCCCTGCCGTTGCAAGTTGTGAGGAATAGCAAGAAAAGAAAGGCTGTATGGCCTGCAAGGAGGAGTCTTCTTCTGATCATGAAAGATTAGTGTTTCTGCATAAACAATAGGAAAGAGCTTAGGTTATTTCTTAACAAACATTTTCCTGCCTTTTGGTCTTTATGGCCATCTAAcaaataatgttaataattatatattatttctcACTTCAAACTTCTAGGAAAAATACAAACAGAACAACCAAAAGGACGACCTTTTCTATATTGGAAGAACACTGTTTAAAATATAGTTACTTGTTATTTGACCAAACATCAAAACCAatgtcaaaatataaaaaagttatatactaattagattaaaaaaagtcaaaaagcATTTCGAGACCCTTGATGATTTCGATTTTGGTGTATTGAGTCTTTTGATCTTTCATTTTGAATGCAATAAGCCCTTAtctcttattttttttggtgACACAAATCCCTTGATGACTAGAAAAATTAACTTTGAATATAAAACCCAATTAACAAAGCGTTATTCATTTCATGAATCAAATGGGGAATTGGAAACAAATATTAACAAGAAGAGGCATTGTTCTATGCTAAGCTTCAGGCATGCTCTCTGAGAAGCCAAAAGTGCAATTTATGATTAAGATTATGAATAATTAGATATGATTTAGTATTTAaatatttgtttgcattttagaaatgttaattgttg
The window above is part of the Euphorbia lathyris chromosome 3, ddEupLath1.1, whole genome shotgun sequence genome. Proteins encoded here:
- the LOC136222580 gene encoding LEAF RUST 10 DISEASE-RESISTANCEUS RECEPTOR-LIKE PROTEIN KINASE-like 2.7; amino-acid sequence: MIRRRLLLAGHTAFLFLLFLTTCNGRDCPPASCGNLRNISYPFRLLTDPKECGDQRYTLSCESSSTVLYLYSGKYYVQEINYVNFTIRLVDAGIDEHDCFTAPQFPLTKYNFSTEDPYSWYKYKWIDSEYQPRLSKLIIFINCVYPVNSSLYVDTASCNNNLKRHSYVNIEGMRATDLMNMCSIEMMTMLSADKDYKNMTFVEIHRELAYGFELSWHNINCGSCISCFLDGNRDYVQCIRGRRKLCYLLFFGIHCYLTSDNPSMMNIFFHITVSLLIIIFTYIGKFLQIMNLEIYFRNIGSCSLTYISQAGTFCVAKTLCGTPIVTALLVYKWRRRHLSGYQAIENFLQTQNSLMPIRYSYWEIKKMSAGFKEKIGEGGFGTVFKGKLRSGHIAAIKMLDKSKTHGQDFINEVATIGRIHHTNIVNLIGFCVEGSKHALIYEFMSNGSLNRYISGRQECASLSWEKLYEISLGVARGIQYLHQGCNMQILHFDIKPHNILLDKNFTPKISDFGLAKFYPTRGSIASLTAARGTIGYMAPELFYKNIGRVSYKADVYSFGMLLLEMAGKRTNVNKLREKSSEAYFPYWVHDEVSGGEFVAAGDSTENSNEIAKKMVVVGLWCIQMKPNDRPAMNKVIQMLEGDLESLQLPPRPVLYPQETLVKDIGKEVSSLSPTFSESISSLTE